The DNA region TTTTTAGCACACTACAAAGGGTTTGCATAATTCATCCCCTTCATTACGAATTTTGAGCATTTTGAGTAAAATTTTTGTACAATAAAGCATTCTTACATGTAAAGGTAAATAATGCTGAGTTTGAACGAGTTTGAATTTGCTAAAGCCTTAAGTAGCGAAGAATTTGAATACCTTATGCACCATGCAAAACGCGTTTCAATTCCTAAAAATACCATACTTTTTTACCAAGAAGATATTTGCAAAGATATTTTGCTTTTAGGCAAAGGCGAGATAGAACTTTATATGTATGGCGAAAACGATAAAAAAATCCCTTTGTATGCACTCAAAGAGGGAGAACAATGCGTCATTAACACTTCAAGCACAATCTCTCAAACACCCGCCATTGGTACTGCACAAAGCTTGAGCGATGTTGAGGGGTGGATGGTCAGCGAAGAGGTCGTTAAGCATCTAATGCACCAATCCCCTACATACCTCAACTATGTTTTTTCACTCTTTACGATCAAACTTGATGCCCTAGCTACACTCATTCAAGACATCAAATTTAAAAAACTCGATAGCCGCATTCTAGAATGGCTCAGAACACATCATTCAAACCTTGTACAAGCAACCCATGAAGAGATTGCGGAGGCATTAGGAACATCGCGCGTTGTGGTGAGTCGTGTACTCAAAGACCTCGAAAAACAAAATATCATTCGTCTCCATCGTAAAGAAATAGAAATTTTGTCATAGATTTGTAACGTATGTTACTGACAAATAAAGCTTTTTTGTTTTATAATAACCAAAATCAAAATAAAGGATTTAAAATGAAATGCAATGTAGGAAAAACAGACAAGATGATTCGCGCGATTGCAGGTATTGCTGTCATTATTGTAGGAGTGATCTACAGCAGTTGGTTTGGATTGATTGGTGTCGTTTTATTAGGAACAGCACTTATGCGCTTTTGTCCAGCGTACCTCCCATTTTCGATCGATACCTCCAAAGGTGATGAAAGTGGCTCTTGCGGTGGTGGCGGTTGTGGTTGCGGCAAATAACCATTTTTTAATCCTGCATGTAAAACAAAAATAGCTTACAAAATTACAAGCTATTCATTTCCAAGAGTTGTCCTTTGCGGCAACTCTTTTCCCTCTTTTTTTTTCTTAAACCTTTTTTTGCTAAAATACCCCTATTTTACATGTAAACAAAAGGCATACCATGGGACAAACCATCACTGAAAAGATTTTTAGCGACCACGTGGGTCACGCTGTCAAAGCAGGCGAAATTATTAAAAGTAAGATTGATATGGTTATCGGTAACGATATTACCACACCTATCTCAATCAGAGCATTTGAAGAGAGTGGTGCGACCAAACTTGCCAATCCCGATGGTTTTAGTATCGTCATGGATCACTACATCCCCGCCAAAGATATCGCCAGTGCCAATCAAGCCAAAATCAGCCGCGAATTTGCGTACAAACATGACCTCAAACACTATTTTGATGAAAAAGATATGGGTATTGAACATGCACTTTTACCTGAAAAAGGGCTTGTTGTTCCAGGTGATGTCATCATCGGTGCAGATTCACACACCTGTACACACGGCGCACTTGGCGCTTTTGCAACGGGTATGGGCTCAACTGACCTTGCGTTTGCGATGATTACCGGTGAGAACTGGTTTAAAGTACCCGAGTCCATCAAAGTGGTTTTTAGTGGCAAACCCAAACCCTATGTCTATGGAAAAGACCTCATCCTTGAAGTGATCCGCATTTTAGGGGTGGATGGCGCATTGTACCGCACACTTGAATTTACAGGCGACACGATTGGTTATTTGAGCATGGATGATCGTTTTTCATTGTGCAATATGGCGATTGAAGCGGGTGCGAAAAGCGGTATTGTTGCCGTTGATGAGACAACCAAAGCATTTTTAAAAGATAAAAATCTTGCACGTGAACCAAAATTCTTCTACTCCGATGCGGATGCTGAATATATCCAAGTTCTTAATATCGACGTAGCGAACCTTGACCCTGTTATCGCGTATCCATTTTTACCTTCAAACGGTAAATCCATCAATGAAGCCGTCAAAGATGATCTAAGCATTGATCAAGTCTTTATCGGCAGTTGTACTAACGGTCGTTTGGAAGATTTACGCATTGCGGCAAAGATTCTTAAAGGTCACAAAGTAGCACGTAAAACACGTCTTATCATTACACCCGCAACACAGAAGATCTCCTTGCAAGCACAAAAAGAGGGTCTTGTTGATATCTTTGTTGAAGCAGGGGCGGTCTTTAGCAACCCAACCTGTGGCGCATGTTTAGGTGGATACATGGGTATTTTAGGCGAAGGAGAACGTTGTGTCTCCACGACCAACCGTAACTTCGTAGGACGTATGGGCGCTCGTACCAGTGAAATTTATCTTGCTAATTCTGCCGTAGCAGCAGCCAGTGCGATTATGGGCAAAATCACCGATCCAAGAACTCTTTAATGCTTTTTATCCCACTGCCTTTAGTCATTGTAGCTGGGGGAAAAAGTTCACGTATGGGAAGCGATAA from Sulfurospirillum diekertiae includes:
- the leuC gene encoding 3-isopropylmalate dehydratase large subunit, whose amino-acid sequence is MGQTITEKIFSDHVGHAVKAGEIIKSKIDMVIGNDITTPISIRAFEESGATKLANPDGFSIVMDHYIPAKDIASANQAKISREFAYKHDLKHYFDEKDMGIEHALLPEKGLVVPGDVIIGADSHTCTHGALGAFATGMGSTDLAFAMITGENWFKVPESIKVVFSGKPKPYVYGKDLILEVIRILGVDGALYRTLEFTGDTIGYLSMDDRFSLCNMAIEAGAKSGIVAVDETTKAFLKDKNLAREPKFFYSDADAEYIQVLNIDVANLDPVIAYPFLPSNGKSINEAVKDDLSIDQVFIGSCTNGRLEDLRIAAKILKGHKVARKTRLIITPATQKISLQAQKEGLVDIFVEAGAVFSNPTCGACLGGYMGILGEGERCVSTTNRNFVGRMGARTSEIYLANSAVAAASAIMGKITDPRTL
- a CDS encoding YgaP family membrane protein yields the protein MKCNVGKTDKMIRAIAGIAVIIVGVIYSSWFGLIGVVLLGTALMRFCPAYLPFSIDTSKGDESGSCGGGGCGCGK
- a CDS encoding Crp/Fnr family transcriptional regulator produces the protein MLSLNEFEFAKALSSEEFEYLMHHAKRVSIPKNTILFYQEDICKDILLLGKGEIELYMYGENDKKIPLYALKEGEQCVINTSSTISQTPAIGTAQSLSDVEGWMVSEEVVKHLMHQSPTYLNYVFSLFTIKLDALATLIQDIKFKKLDSRILEWLRTHHSNLVQATHEEIAEALGTSRVVVSRVLKDLEKQNIIRLHRKEIEILS